In Streptomyces sp. NBC_01551, one DNA window encodes the following:
- a CDS encoding inositol monophosphatase family protein, with translation MSEELKAELLAVGLEAARRAGELLRDGRPADLSVAATKSSPIDVVTEMDIAAEKLITHLIAERRPEDGLLGEEGADSPGTSGVRWVVDPLDGTVNYLYGLPSWGVSIAAEYRGETVAGVVAAPMRGETYHAVLGGGAWLGGARLACRAAAPLDQALVGTGFGYLQERRAHQAEVVAQVIPLVRDIRRGGSAALDLCDVAAGRLDGYYERGLNPWDLAAGELIAREAGAVTGGRPGRPASGELALAATPAVFASLQPMLEELGAWHD, from the coding sequence ATCTCCGAGGAACTGAAGGCCGAACTGCTGGCCGTGGGCCTGGAAGCCGCCCGGCGGGCGGGAGAGCTGCTGCGGGACGGGCGGCCGGCGGACCTGTCGGTGGCGGCGACCAAGTCCAGCCCCATCGACGTGGTGACCGAGATGGACATCGCGGCCGAGAAGCTGATCACCCATCTGATCGCGGAGCGGCGCCCCGAGGACGGGCTGCTCGGCGAGGAGGGCGCGGACAGCCCGGGTACGAGCGGCGTGCGGTGGGTCGTGGACCCGCTGGACGGCACCGTGAACTACCTGTACGGGCTGCCGAGCTGGGGCGTTTCCATCGCGGCCGAGTACCGCGGCGAGACGGTGGCCGGGGTGGTGGCGGCCCCGATGCGCGGGGAGACGTACCACGCGGTGCTGGGCGGCGGGGCGTGGCTGGGCGGGGCCCGGCTGGCCTGCCGGGCGGCCGCGCCGCTGGACCAGGCGCTGGTGGGCACGGGCTTCGGGTACCTCCAGGAGCGGCGGGCGCACCAGGCGGAGGTCGTGGCGCAGGTCATCCCGCTGGTACGGGACATCCGGCGGGGCGGGTCGGCGGCGCTCGACCTGTGCGACGTGGCCGCCGGACGCCTGGACGGGTACTACGAGCGCGGGCTGAACCCGTGGGACCTGGCGGCGGGCGAGCTCATCGCCCGGGAGGCCGGGGCGGTGACCGGCGGTCGGCCGGGGCGGCCCGCCTCGGGGGAGCTCGCGCTGGCCGCGACCCCGGCGGTGTTCGCCTCGCTCCAGCCGATGCTGGAGGAACTCGGCGCCTGGCACGACTGA